In the Malus domestica chromosome 16, GDT2T_hap1 genome, one interval contains:
- the LOC103425449 gene encoding peroxidase 11 translates to MAPFSLCFRPFVMQLLLLVFVVLSTGLCAGDPPLTLDYYESACPTVFEIVKKEMECAVLSDPRNAALVVRLHFHDCFVQGCDGSVLLEDTITLTGEKKASPNIHSLKGFRIVDRIKNKLESECPGIVSCADLLTIAARDAVILVGGPYWDVPLGRKDSITASPELAEANLPTANEGLSTIISKFLYQGLSVTDMVALSGAHTIGMARCENVREGIYSGEFEATSGINPLSESHLNNLRSTCPPVGGVGNNNVTAMDYVTPELFDNSFYRLLLKGEGLLNSDQEMYSSLFGIETGEIVRKYAADPVAFFEQFSESMVKLGNITNDESFENGEVRKNCGFVNT, encoded by the exons ATGGCTCCTTTTTCCCTTTGCTTTCGGCCCTTTGTTATGCAACTCTTGCTACTAGTTTTCGTCGTCTTGAGTACCGGCTTGTGCGCAGGTGACCCTCCGTTAACGTTGGACTACTACGAATCTGCATGTCCGACTGTGTTTGAGATTGTGAAGAAAGAAATGGAATGCGCTGTGCTCTCTGATCCTCGTAATGCCGCCTTGGTGGTTCGGTTGCATTTCCACGACTGTTTTGTTCAG GGGTGTGATGGATcggttttgcttgaggacacaATCACGCTGACAGGTGAGAAGAAAGCTTCCCCCAACATACACTCTTTAAAAGGTTTCAGAATTGTTGACAGAATCAAGAACAAGCTCGAATCCGAATGCCCTGGAATCGTTTCATGCGCTGATCTTCTTACTATTGCTGCAAGAGATGCTGTCATTCTG GTTGGTGGACCTTATTGGGATGTTCCTCTAGGAAGAAAAGATTCTATAACTGCTAGCCCTGAACTCGCAGAGGCTAACCTTCCCACTGCAAATGAAGGTCTTTCGACAATCATCTCCAAATTTCTTTACCAAGGCTTATCAGTCACAGATATGGTGGCTCTTTCAG GGGCTCACACAATCGGCATGGCGCGGTGTGAGAACGTAAGAGAAGGGATTTATAGCGGCGAATTCGAAGCAACTTCAGGAATCAATCCGCTGTCGGAGTCGCACCTCAACAACCTGAGATCGACGTGCCCGCCAGTTGGTGGAGTTGGGAACAATAACGTAACCGCCATGGATTACGTGACTCCCGAACTCTTTGATAATTCTTTCTATCGTCTGCTGCTGAAAGGGGAGGGACTGCTGAACTCGGATCAGGAAATGTACTCTAGTTTGTTTGGGATCGAAACGGGGGAGATTGTGAGGAAGTATGCAGCTGATCCAGTTGCTTTCTTCGAGCAGTTTTCGGAGTCGATGGTGAAGTTGGGAAATATTACCAATGATGAAAGCTTTGAGAATGGAGAAGTTAGAAAAAATTGCGGGTTTGTCAACACTTGA